The window ACTTGCGCATCATGATGCAGCCTTCGACCACCAGCGGCGCAGTGGCGAAGCCGAATTCATCGGCACCCAGCAAGGCACCGATGGCGACGTCGCGGCCGGTCTTCATCTGGCCGTCGGCCTGCACCCGCACGCGGCTGCGCAGGCGGTTCAGCACCAGGGTCTGCTGGGTTTCGGCCAGGCCGATTTCCCACGGACCGCCCGCATGCTTGATCGACGACCACGGCGACGCGCCGGTGCCGCCGTCGTGGCCGGCGATCACGATGTGGTCGCTCTTGCACTTGGTCACGCCCGCGGCGATGGTGCCCACGCCCACTTCGGAGACCAGTTTGGTGCTGATGCTCGCATGCGGCGCCACGTTCTTCAGGTCGTGGATCAGCTGGGCCAGATCCTCGATCGAATAGATGTCGTGGTGCGGCGGCGGCGAGATCAGGCCCACGCCCGGCACGGAGTGGCGCAGCTTGCCGATGTATTCCGTGACCTTGCCACCGGGAAGCTGGCCGCCCTCGCCCGGCTTCGCGCCCTGGGCCATCTTGATCTGGATCTGGTCAGCCGACGACAGGTATTCGGCCGTGACACCGAAGCGGCCCGAAGCCACCTGCTTGATGCGCGAACGCAGCGAGTCGCCTTCGTTGAGCGGATAGTCGCTCTCGACCACGTCCTTGCCGATGATGTCGGCCAGCGTCTGGCCTTGCTTGATCGGGATGCCCTTGAGTTCCTGGCGGTAGCGGTTCGCGTCCTCGCCGCCTTCGCCGGTGTTGCTCTTGCCGCCGATGCGGTTCAGCGCCACGGCCAGCGTGGTGTGGGCTTCGGTGGAGATCGAGCCCATGGACATCGCGCCGGTGGCGAAACGCTTGACGATTTCCTTCGCCGGCTCCACTTCCTCGACCGGAATGGCCTTGGCCGGGTCGATCTTGAACTCGAACAGGCCGCGCAGCGTCATGTGGCGGCGGCTCTGGTCGTTGATCAGCTGGGCGTATTCCTTGTAGGTGCTCCAGTTGTTGGCGCGCGTGCTGTGCTGCAGCTTGGCGATCGCGTCGGGCGTCCACATGTGCTCCTCGCCACGCGCGCGCCAGGCGTATTCGCCGCCGGCGTCGAGCATGCTGGCCAGCAGCGGATCGTCGCCGAAGGCGGCCTTGTGCATGCGCAGCGCTTCCTCGGCGATCTCGAACACGCCGATGCCTTCGACCTTGCTGGCCGTGCCGGTGAAGTACTTCGCCACCGTGTCGTTGTTCAGGCCGATGATCTCGAACAGCTGCGCGCCGCAGTAGCTCATGTAGGTGGAGACACCCATCTTCGACATGATCTTCGACAGGCCCTTGCCGATGGCCTTGACGTAGTTGTAGATGGCCTTCTCGGGCGACAGGTCGCCCGGCAGGTCCTTGTGCAGGTCGGCCAGGGTTTCCATCGCCAGGTAGGGGTGCACGGCTTCGGCGCCGTAGCCCGCGAGCACGGCGAAATGGTGCACTTCGCGCGCGGTGCCGGTCTCGACCACCAGGCCGGTGGTGGTGCGCAGGCCCTGGCCCACCAGGTGCTGGTGGATGGCGCTGGAAGCCAGCAGCGCCGGAATGGCGATCTGCGTGGCGCTGACGTTGCGGTCGCTGACGATCAGGATGTTCTTGCCACCCTTGATGGCATCGACGGCTTCGGCGCACAGCGAGGCCAGCTTGGCTTCCACACCTTCACGGCCCCAGGCCGCGGGATAGGTGATGTCGAGCGTGGCGCTCTTGAACTTGCCATGCGTGTGGCGATCGATGTCGCGCAGCTTGGCCATGTCGGCGAAGTCGAGGATCGGCTGCGCCACCTCGAGCCGCATCGGCGGGTTGACCTGGTTGATGTCGAGCAGGTTGGGCTTGGGGCCGATGAAGGACACCAGCGACATGACGATGGCTTCGCGGATCGGATCGATCGGCGGGTTCGTCACCTGCGCGAACATCTGGCGGAAGTAGTTGTACAGCGGCTTGTTCTTGTCGCTGAGCACAGCCAGCGGGCTGTCGTTGCCCATGGAGCCGATGCCTTCCTCGCCGGCCTGGGCCATGGGCGAGAGCAGGAACTTGATGTCTTCCTGCGTGTAGCCGAAGGCCTGCTGGCGGTCGAGCAAGGCCGTGGCGCTGGCGGCCACGGGCGCGGCGTCGGCAGCCACGTTGTCGAGCTTGATGCGCAGGTTGTCGATCCACTGCTTGTAGGGCTTGGTGTTGACGATGTTGGCCTTGAGCTCGTCGTCGTCGATCATGCGGCCCTGTTCCAGGTCGATCAGGAACATCTTGCCGGGCTGCAGGCGCCATTTGCGCACGATCTTGTTTTCCGGGATCGGCAACACGCCGGACTCGGAAGCCATGATGACCAGGTCGTCGTCGGTCACGCAGTAGCGCGAGGGGCGCAGGCCGTTGCGGTCCAGCGTGGCGCCGATCTGGCGGCCGTCGGTGAAGACGATCGACGCCGGGCCGTCCCACGGCTCCATCATCGCGGCGTGGTATTCGTAGAACGCGCGGCGGCGCTCGTCCATGTTGGTGTGCTGCTCCCACGGCTCGGGGATCATCATCATCACCGCCTGGCTGATCGGGTAGCCGGCCATGGTCAGCAATTCGAGGCAGTTGTCGAAGGTCGCGGTGTCGGACTGGTTGGCGAAGCTGATCGGGTAAAGCTTGGCCAGGTCGGCGGCGAGCACCGGCGAGGCCATCACGCCTTCGCGCGCCTTCATCCAGTTGTAGTTGCCCTTGACGGTGTTGATCTCACCGTTGTGCGCCACGTAGCGGTACGGGTGGGCCAGCGGCCATTCGGGGAAGGTGTTGGTCGAGAAGCGCTGGTGCACCAGGCCGATGGCGGAAATGCAGCGCTCGTCGGACAAATCCTTGTAGTACACGCCCACCTGGTCGGCCAGCAGCAGGCCCTTGTAGATGACCGTGCGGCTGGACATGCTCGGCACGTAATACTCTTTGCTGTGCTTGAGCTTGAGGTTCTGGATGTTGGCGCTGGCCGTCTTGCGGATCACGTACAGCTTGCGCTCGAGCGCATCCTGCACGATCACGTCATCGCCGCGGCCGATGAACACCTGGCGCAACAGCGGCTCGGTCTTGCGCACGTTGGGCGACATCGGCATGTCGCGGTCCACCGGCACGTCGCGCCAGCCGAGCAGCACCTGGCCCTCGGCCTTGATGGCGCGCTCCATCTCCTGTTCGCAGGCCTGGCGGGAGGCATGCTCCTTGGGCAGGAAGATCATGCCCACGCCGTATTCGCCGGCCGCCGGCAAGGTCACGCCCTGCTTCGCCATTTCCTCGCGGTACAGCGCGTCGGGGATCTGGATCAGGATGCCGGCGCCGTCACCCATCAGCTTGTCGGCGCCGACCGCGCCACGGTGGTCGATGTTTTCCAGGATCTTCAGCGCCTGGGTCACGATGTCGTGCCGCTTCTCGCCTTTGATGTGGGCCACAAAACCCAGGCCACAAGCGTCATGCTCGTTGCTGGACGAATACAAACCGTGGTCTTTGAGATATTGAATCTCGGCAGCCGTCGTCATGGCGCACTCCTAATAGATATCGCAGGGAATGGGAGCATAGACCACTGCAACAACAATGCCAAGCAATAAAATTGGGGTCAGATTCCAATTATTTCTTGAGAAATTTAATCAGAAATTAATTGGGGACAAATCAAAAAAGATAGCTGATGACGCCGATTCGATGGTCTAACCAGTCATTTTTGGCACTTCGGATTTACGGGTCGACGGTCGTCCAGCGGACGATTTGCTCACGCGTCGCTCGGTTCTCGTTTGCAAATTCGCGACAAATTCGGCGTCGCCCAACGCCCAGCCTCGGAGCACGGCATCGAAGAGCTGCTGCCGCTCGTCGGCCGCGAGTCCGGTCTGCACCAATTCGGCGTAGGCGGCTTCCCGGGCAAACGGCGTGTTGCCCAGCCGCCAGAACAGCGCGTGCGGCGTCACCAGCCGGTCGTTGCGCAGGCCGACGTAGTGGCCGTGGCTGGACCAGGGATAGTCGCGCGGCTCGCCCGCCTCTCCGGCATCCACCGGGGCCGTGTCGATCAAGGCCATGCAGGGCAGCAGGTGCCGCTCCGGCTGCAGCACCGTGCTGCGGTAGCGCCCTTCCCACAGGGTGCCGCTGCGGCCTTGCCTGTCGTTGAAGTGGCGCACGTACCGGCGGCCGACGGCCTGCATCAGCTTGGGCAAGCCCTCTTCCGTTTCCGGCGTGGCCAGCAGCTGGACCTGGTTCGGCAGCCACACGTAGGCGTGCACGGCCACGCGGAAGGCCCGGGCGTTCTCTTCCATCAGCGAAGAGAAGAAAACGTAGTCTTCCACGCCGGCGAACACGGGCTGCTGGTTGTTGCCCCGCTGGACCACATGGTGCGGCAGGCCGGGGACGTTCAGGCGCGGAAGTCGGGCCATGGTGGGGCGATGCGGAGGAAGGATGGAGGATGGGAAAGGGGCCTGATGGTAAAGGGAATCGTCTGCTGACCGGTCTTTACCGAAACATTACGCCTGGTCGGTCAGCCCCGCCCTGGTGTGGGCAGTTGTAGGCAGACACCAACCCGATTCTGGAGAACCCCATGCGCCCGATTCGCTCACCCCTGTCCCTGGCCGGCCTGCTGGCCGTGGCGGCCGCCACCACAGCCTTGACCGGCTGCGTCGTCGCACCGCCGCGCCAGCAGGTGGTCTACACCAGCCCGCCGCAGGTGCAGCCGCAGCCGATCTATGCCGAAGTCGCCCCGCCGCCGCCACCGCCCGAGGTCGTCAGCGTCGCGCCCGCGGGCTATTTCTGGGTCTCGGGGATCTGGCTGTGGGAAGGCGGTCGACACGTGTGGCGGCCAGGGCACATGGAAGCGTATCGCCCCGGCTACCACTGGCAGCCGCACCAATGGGTGCCGAGCGGCCGGGGCTGGCAGCTGCGCGGCGGCTTCTGGGCGCCGGGCCGTTGAACTGAAGGCGCCCCGCGCAGCGCTCCGACTCACAGCGCTCCGACCCGCAGCGCTCCGACCCGCTGCGTTCAGGCCCGCACCGTGGCCGGCAACGGAAACCGCCCGGCCAGCAGGCTGCCCAGGCCGAGTTCGTCCAGCAGCGCGGCCAGCCGCTCGGCGGCGCTGCGTTTCTTCTGGCCGGTGTAGCGCGCGATGATCAACTCGTTCTTCATGCTGTGTTCCCAGCCCACGAGTTCGGTCACCGTGACCTGGTAACCCGAGGCCTCGAGGTACAGGCAGCGCAGCACGTTGGTGATCTGGCTGCCCATCTCGCGCGTGTGGATCGGGTGGCGCCACAGCTCGGCCAGCGGCGTGCGTGCGAGTTGCAGCGCCTTGTTCTGGCGCAGGCAGGCCGCCACCTCCGCCTGGCAGCACGGCACGAGCACCATGGCCTGGGCGTTCTTGCGCAGGCCAAAGGCAATGGCGTCGTCCGTGGCGGTGTCGCAGGCATGCAGCGCGGTGACCACGTCGATGCGCTCGGGCAGGCGTTCGGACTCGGTCGATTCGGCCACGCTGATGTTGAGGAACTCCATGCGCTCGAAGCCGAGTTCGGCCGCCAGTTCTTTCGACTTCTGCACCAGCTCGGCCCGCGTCTCGATGCCGTAGATGCGCCCCTGGCCGAGTGCCTTGAAGAACAGGTCGTAGATGATGAAGCCGAGGTAGGACTTGCCCGCGCCATGGTCGGCCAGCGTGAGGCCGGCATCGGTGGCAGGCAACTCGCGCAGCAACTTTTCGATGAACTGGAACAGGTGGTAGACCTGCTTGAGCTTGCGCCGGGAGTCCTGGTTGAGCTTGCCCTCGCGCGTGAGGATGTGCAGCGCCTTCAGCAGTTCGATCGACTGGCCGGGTGCGATCTCGGAAGCGATGTCCTGCGCGGCCGGCTTCGGCGCAGCGGCCTTTTTCTTGGGTGCGTTCATGGTTGGGTGGGACCGGGTGCGGCGTCGAGCCCGAGCGCCTGCCAGCCGGCGTGGCCCAGGTCCTCCAGCGTCTGCATATTGCGTTCGAAGATGGCCTCGGCCTCGGGGAAGGCCGCGACGGCGCGGTCCACGCTCTCCTCGCGCAACAGGTGCAGCGTGGGATAAGGCGCGCGGTTGGTGTAATTGGTGATGTCGTCGGCCGCCGTGCCGCCGAACTGGTAGTGCGGATGGAAGCTGGCGATTTGCACCACGCCTTCCAGGTCGAGCTCGGCCAGCGCGTCGTCGGCCTGGGCGAGGAAATCGTTGAAGTCGAGGAAATCGGCCAGCATGTCGGGCGCTATCAAAAGCGTCGTGTCCCGCACAGAGGGATCCTGGGCCAGGAGCTCATTCAGTTCGTGAATCAAGGCTTCGCGCAGACCCTCGACATCGCGCGCGCGGCACACGGCGTAGTGGACCTGGCCTTTCACGTGCACCGCCTTGGCGAACGGACACAGGTTCAGCCCGATCACGGCGCGTTCGAGCCAGGTGCGCATCATCTGCACCACATCGGCATCGGAGCTAGCAT of the Rhodoferax koreense genome contains:
- a CDS encoding glutamate synthase-related protein, which translates into the protein MTTAAEIQYLKDHGLYSSSNEHDACGLGFVAHIKGEKRHDIVTQALKILENIDHRGAVGADKLMGDGAGILIQIPDALYREEMAKQGVTLPAAGEYGVGMIFLPKEHASRQACEQEMERAIKAEGQVLLGWRDVPVDRDMPMSPNVRKTEPLLRQVFIGRGDDVIVQDALERKLYVIRKTASANIQNLKLKHSKEYYVPSMSSRTVIYKGLLLADQVGVYYKDLSDERCISAIGLVHQRFSTNTFPEWPLAHPYRYVAHNGEINTVKGNYNWMKAREGVMASPVLAADLAKLYPISFANQSDTATFDNCLELLTMAGYPISQAVMMMIPEPWEQHTNMDERRRAFYEYHAAMMEPWDGPASIVFTDGRQIGATLDRNGLRPSRYCVTDDDLVIMASESGVLPIPENKIVRKWRLQPGKMFLIDLEQGRMIDDDELKANIVNTKPYKQWIDNLRIKLDNVAADAAPVAASATALLDRQQAFGYTQEDIKFLLSPMAQAGEEGIGSMGNDSPLAVLSDKNKPLYNYFRQMFAQVTNPPIDPIREAIVMSLVSFIGPKPNLLDINQVNPPMRLEVAQPILDFADMAKLRDIDRHTHGKFKSATLDITYPAAWGREGVEAKLASLCAEAVDAIKGGKNILIVSDRNVSATQIAIPALLASSAIHQHLVGQGLRTTTGLVVETGTAREVHHFAVLAGYGAEAVHPYLAMETLADLHKDLPGDLSPEKAIYNYVKAIGKGLSKIMSKMGVSTYMSYCGAQLFEIIGLNNDTVAKYFTGTASKVEGIGVFEIAEEALRMHKAAFGDDPLLASMLDAGGEYAWRARGEEHMWTPDAIAKLQHSTRANNWSTYKEYAQLINDQSRRHMTLRGLFEFKIDPAKAIPVEEVEPAKEIVKRFATGAMSMGSISTEAHTTLAVALNRIGGKSNTGEGGEDANRYRQELKGIPIKQGQTLADIIGKDVVESDYPLNEGDSLRSRIKQVASGRFGVTAEYLSSADQIQIKMAQGAKPGEGGQLPGGKVTEYIGKLRHSVPGVGLISPPPHHDIYSIEDLAQLIHDLKNVAPHASISTKLVSEVGVGTIAAGVTKCKSDHIVIAGHDGGTGASPWSSIKHAGGPWEIGLAETQQTLVLNRLRSRVRVQADGQMKTGRDVAIGALLGADEFGFATAPLVVEGCIMMRKCHLNTCPVGVATQDPVLRKKFQGKPEHVVNFFFFVAEEVRQIMAQLGIRKFDDMIGRADLLDMRRGLSHWKASGLDFNRLFALPNVPADVGRYHTENQEHGLEKSLDNVLIEKSRPAIDRGEKVQFIEVARNVNRSLGAMLSGALTKVRPEGLPDDTIRIQLEGTGGQSFGAFLAKGITLYLIGDANDYTGKGLSGGRIVVRPSIDFRGVSTQNTIVGNTVMYGATSGESYFSGVAGERFAVRLSGATTVVEGTGDHGCEYMTGGTAVILGKTGRNFAAGMSGGVAYVFDEDGQFAKRCNTSMVTLEKVLPAAEQTAIGGLPHHWHSGQTDEAQLKKLLEDHNRWTGSKRARELLDNWGESRGKFIKVFPNEYKRALAERQEQKVLAAPEKSTPAAAKNVAVPAK
- a CDS encoding transposase, encoding MARLPRLNVPGLPHHVVQRGNNQQPVFAGVEDYVFFSSLMEENARAFRVAVHAYVWLPNQVQLLATPETEEGLPKLMQAVGRRYVRHFNDRQGRSGTLWEGRYRSTVLQPERHLLPCMALIDTAPVDAGEAGEPRDYPWSSHGHYVGLRNDRLVTPHALFWRLGNTPFAREAAYAELVQTGLAADERQQLFDAVLRGWALGDAEFVANLQTRTERRVSKSSAGRPSTRKSEVPKMTG
- a CDS encoding YXWGXW repeat-containing protein encodes the protein MRPIRSPLSLAGLLAVAAATTALTGCVVAPPRQQVVYTSPPQVQPQPIYAEVAPPPPPPEVVSVAPAGYFWVSGIWLWEGGRHVWRPGHMEAYRPGYHWQPHQWVPSGRGWQLRGGFWAPGR
- a CDS encoding class I SAM-dependent methyltransferase; this encodes MNAPKKKAAAPKPAAQDIASEIAPGQSIELLKALHILTREGKLNQDSRRKLKQVYHLFQFIEKLLRELPATDAGLTLADHGAGKSYLGFIIYDLFFKALGQGRIYGIETRAELVQKSKELAAELGFERMEFLNISVAESTESERLPERIDVVTALHACDTATDDAIAFGLRKNAQAMVLVPCCQAEVAACLRQNKALQLARTPLAELWRHPIHTREMGSQITNVLRCLYLEASGYQVTVTELVGWEHSMKNELIIARYTGQKKRSAAERLAALLDELGLGSLLAGRFPLPATVRA
- a CDS encoding DUF1415 domain-containing protein translates to MSAPMANSDASSDADVVQMMRTWLERAVIGLNLCPFAKAVHVKGQVHYAVCRARDVEGLREALIHELNELLAQDPSVRDTTLLIAPDMLADFLDFNDFLAQADDALAELDLEGVVQIASFHPHYQFGGTAADDITNYTNRAPYPTLHLLREESVDRAVAAFPEAEAIFERNMQTLEDLGHAGWQALGLDAAPGPTQP